The Chanodichthys erythropterus isolate Z2021 chromosome 5, ASM2448905v1, whole genome shotgun sequence sequence CATGATCGACAAACTTTAAACCCTTGATTTCAGTCTATGTTGTCCAGTTGTCCACTATGTCATATTCATATTATTTTCATTGTGTGCCATATGTAAAATTACTAGtgtctttatttgaaaaaaatattggttATGGGCATTGGCCatcaaaaaaatcaatttcagtCAAACACTCTTTAGTCTGTTCAGATTCTTTTTGGAGTTGCTCTGAGGTTTATTGTAAGCTCATGAGATGGTCTGTTTAGGTAttaagttttcattttaattcatatgTATTATCTTGGCATTAGACTAGTCAACCATATATTTTGCTCTGTGAAGATGATACTTTTGGTCTCCTCTTTATAATGGGGAGATCTGAGCATGATCTGCCGGTGGCCtcaattttgcataatttgtgCAGTACAACCACAGTGTTTTAAACGAGATCAGCACTTTTCCTTTCTGAAAAAAGGGAACAGTAACCGCCTCCTCAGACTGTTTTTGTGTCTGTCTACATGTTCTTTGTCAGTGTTCCCCCATCTATACTTCTGTCTTTACCTctgtatagtgtgtgtgtgtgtgtgtgtgtgtgtgtgtgtgtgtgtgtgtgtgtgtgtgtgtgtgtgtgtgtgtgtgtgtctgctgcCATGACAGTGAAAGTTCTTGGTCAGGTCCAGACTGGCTCAGTAATACAGTACATACCAGCAGATCAGCTGTGAGCAGATCCCTTAGTTCATTTATAGCCATGGCCTTGTGTCGATGCATGTCTGCCTGGCAACTCCGTGCTAACTGTACCACTCCTGCACCCACCCACTATATACATGTATAACATTATGCTCACATTCTTTGTGCTCACACACTAAACACGTTTTAGTGCTGCTTTATCTATATGTTTGGTATGTTTCACATTCCATTTTACAACTACAATCTTAACAGATCACCTCCGCTTACAGTTTTAAATACTGTGCTAACATATAATGCATTCATTTCAGTGCCCTAGGAATGTACATTTACAGAAACCAATCTCCCATCCAGTGTACACAAAAATGTCACGCATTTCTGTTGTCCatagctttttttatttttttttttattttttttgtatatagtTTACACACCATCACTGCATCACTGTTTCTATGATTTATGAACAGCGAAAAGATtttcattgttgttttttttgtgtttttttttccctgataGGTCGTGGTCTCCAATCTATGGAGAAAGTGGGCAAGATGTGGGGTAACCTCAGGAGTAGATGCCAAGCCCTCTTCCACAAGGATGGCACAGAGTCCAATCTGTGTAGCCAGGACTTAGATTGTGTCCACTGTGTGGTGGACATGGGCAGAGGAGCACATGCAGAACCCTATGAAACTAGGTCTTCCACACCCTCACGGACCTTGTCACCACTCCCACTGGTTGCTGGAGGACGCAGAGGCCATAACTGTGTGGCAGATATTCCCCAGATAGTAGAAATCTCTATTGACAAAGAGAGTGAAGATGCACGGAGGGGCCCCCTTGTGCGTAGGGACTCCTACTCACGTCATGCTCCCTGGGGAGGTAAAAAGAAACATTCTTGCTCAACTAAAACGCAAAGTTCACTTGAGGCTGACAGGCGAACGGGACGCTCAAGAGGAAGTACAGCCAGGAGGGAGCGTCGTTATGGAGTTAGCTCCATCCAAGAGATTAATGATTCTGTGGGAGCTGGCAGCAGTGGGCGCAGCCTTAGCACCCGTTCTCTGCGGCAGCGACTTCGAGACAGTGTAGGCTTGTGCCTTCCTCTCACCACACACCACCGCTCTCAGCCAGCCAAAGGTCAGGTGTCCTCCAAACGTAAGATCCACCTGACGGAACTGATGCTTGAAACATGCCCTTTCCCGCCCGGTTCGGATCTGGCCAACAAGTGGCACTTAATTAAACAACATACGGCGCCAGTCAGCCCTCATTCCTCAACTGCTCTTTTGGATGCATTTGATTCAACACATTCTTCCCCtgaggatgaggaggagagGCTGCGTGAACGACGTAGACTTAGCATAGAGGAAGGAGTGGATCCCCCTCCAAATGCGCAGATCCATACGCTGGAGGCAACTTCACAGAGCTCTTCCCTCTATAAACTGGGACCAAAGATGGCTCCTGGTGTTGGGGAAGGACTTGTGGAGAGCAGGAGCATGGGAACGGTCTCCTCTATTTCTGGGGGGTTATCTGGGATTGCTGCACAGGTTGCAGCGAGTATGGCAGTGCCATCCCATGCTGTTGACTGTGACTCTGAGGAGGACTCAACTACCCTTTGCTTACAAACACGAAGGCCCAAGCAGAGGCATGCCTCTGGAGACACTCACTGCTCCAGACAGCCAGGGCCTTGGAAGGTCCACACACAGATTGACTATATCCATTGTTTGGTGCCTGACCTACAGGCTATAACTGCACTTCCTTGCTATTGGGGGGTGATGGACCGGTACCAAGCAGAAGCACTGCTGGACGGACGGCCAGAAGGCACCTTTCTGCTTCGTGACTCTGCACAGGAGGACTACTTGTTCTCTGTTAGTTTTCGACGCTACAATCGGTCGCTGCATGCACGCATTGAACAATGGAATCACAACTTTAGCTTTGATGCGCATGACCCCTGTGTCTTCCACTCTTCCACAGTAACAGGCCTGCTGGAGCACTATAAAGACCCCAGTGCCTGTATGTTCTTTGAGCCTCTGCTCACTGCTCCCTTACACCGGACTTTCCCTTTCAGCCTTCAGCACCTGGCGCGAGCCGCCATCTGCAGACGCACCACCTACGATGGCATTGGTGCCTTGCCACTGCCTCCAACCATGCAGGACTTCCTCAAGGAGTATCACTACAAACAGAAAGTCCGTGTGCGCTGGCTAGAGAGAGAGCCGCCACTCAAGGTCAAATGAGGTCTGGCTCTGTGCCGTGAGAGGCAGGAGTGTGGGCAAGAGCTTTGCTGCCAGAGGAGTGTGTGTCTCATATTATCAATCATACAGCTGGCTTTAGATATAAGgcaaaagaggatgttttgaaCTTCTAGCAGTTTTTTCCTGCTAATACTAAATGTGGAATCCATACATATGTTTCAATGTAGTACATTCTGTCAAGCTAGCTTATGTGCTGAAGTGTTGAGCATGCTGGGAATGAGATGGTCTTATTCTCTCTGCTCTTTTTCCTATGACCTTATATCCAGTGAATCTTCACTAGCTTGCCCGCATGCCTCCTGCATTCTATCTCCTAGTGTTTTACACTATTTTGAGCAGTAAAACTGAGTGTTGTTACATTAATTAGCCTCATTTGTGAGGCAAATGGATGAAATCTATATTAGTTTAGTCCagtgattaaaatatattcatcgAATAATCTTGGAACTCTTGATACCTGAATATCTGCTACTCTCTAAAACATAATGTCAAATATCTAGACACGTTAACTATATGACTATTTGCTAAATCATGGCTAATTTATCAGCAATACCTTCAAGATACTTTACAGCACCCTCATACAAGTGTGAAGTTCCCCTAGTCGGCACTTGTTAAGCCTTGTGTACGTGGACAGGATCACAGTTATACATACACCTCCCAGCACTAAgcatgttttatatttaaaatcgAGGCAAGTGAAAGGCATTAAAGTGAAAGGCATGAATTAATTGCGTGAGGAGGAAGGAGCTACTATATGCAAAAAGCTACTTTTTCCTTTTACCCAGTGGCCTGAGAGTGGGCACACAGGCACAGTGCACCATGTGCTATATGAAAGAAAAGACAGATTATTTAAAAGTGGGCCCTCATGTAGTGTCATATCCCAACATAATTCTTGTTTTACACAATctattttactattttctatttttatcaGTGACAGTCTAAAATGACATAGGGCACTTTAATTGTTGTTTGTGTACCGCACAATGACTTATAGACTCAAGTACATACGTATAAACAGATTGTattgtttgtctgtgtgtcttTTATGGACCTTATTCATAGGATGTTGGTTTATCCCCCATATTCTCAGCATAAGTCACCCGAagttttttattaaaatcaagtatCTCTTACCTTGCCTGTGCATATGGTATTTGCTCGATGCTACATATTAGCCAACATGGTTATATATGCAACAACCGGAAGTGGACCGAGAAAGTCCTCTGTAAAACTTGTATTGATACCTATTTTCACTTTAGATATTGTTGGAACACAGATGCCATCACTGCgtatatattttgtgtttattggATTGATGTCCAGTTCTGTTATAAAGTGTGATTGGTTTCACTTGATAATGTTGCACTTTTATTCATTATGAAGCATGCAGCTATGCTTCCCTTGTCATAATTGTGTGCACTAGTGATTGAGATTCCctgaacactgtaaaaaatatagtTATAAAGCTCTATACTTTTGATGTTCTTGgctttacataaaaattaaGGCCAACAAAATAATGCTCTTATGTTTAATATCAGATTTTTAGCATTGTAATGGTGGACTCTTAAGTTCCAGGCAGATGTCAGACCATGCGTAATATGTAAAACAATTTGCAGTATTTGGGTGTTGGATGATCAGTGACCAAAGGTGTGCATCTCTAGGTTGTTATTGTGAATGAGAAATCTTCCACCATGTCTCTTGATTATTTGAGCTCAGTGGCTTAATTATAGTGTCCAGTTTTCTGGCAGAGTAGCACCAATTTTGAAGCCATTTATTTGAACTGCAATTAAATCCGCAATTCAACTCTTTCAGAACACGCCTCGGTTGTCGCTGAAAGGAAgtcattttgttaattttaacatttttactctatttttccACTTGAATGACCTGAATGAATACTCAAAACAACCATCTTAAAATTTCTTCCACCCTGCACACTGTATTCTCTGTATACAGGCTCATATTATGTCAACTGTGTAGCTGTACATGTCAGATGATGTCATCTGCTTTCAAGCCTTTAGCTTTTAGAATAATATACCTTTCATTGAATTTACAGACAGAATATGAGCATTTGGCCACAGCTAGCATTTTCGCAGCTGCTCCCCGAGCCCGTCCTACTGAAGAAAAGCCATCTAAAACCAGCCTAAGCAGGTTTGTTGGTTTTAGTTGGTCTCCCAGGTTTTAGAAGGGTTTTAGGCACTTTTCTGCTGGTCAGCCCGGGAGACCAGATCAACCAATTGAAGACCAGTTTTGCCAGGATGTGACACAAGCCTAAAACAGCTAAAACCAGCAAACCAGCTTAGGCTGGTTAAAGCaggtttttattaataaaaataaaatcacacacATTACATTTGACAACTATTACGTGTAGACCAGTTTTTGCAGTCAGTGTTTAAATAAAAGTACCATGGTGTTACCATGTTTGTTAGGATATAGTAACATGGTAATGCCATGGTATTTGGATATGTACCATCGTAGTGCCATGTTTTTTAGGACATGTACCATGGTACGTCTGTGGTCTTCTTTTTTGAAGTACTAAGGAATAACATGGTATGTGGAAAAGTACCATGGTGTTATCttctgatgacatcactgtaccCAGGCACCACGACAGTACGTTTTGTGAAGAAACGCATATAAGGCTAATCAGAGgaaatttttcaaaaattaaatatgttcaAACAAGGCTCAACGATGCTGAAGATGTTCAGCAGACATTTACGATGCTCTTTCCCATTTTAGGAATGAGCTGGGATGATGTAAACAGCTGCATTTATGACAGAAATCATAATTTTCAAGGTTGTTGGTTTGAGGGCTGTTAAATGCTTAGTGACAGCCTGTTCCTCACCAAATcctttggattttttttttttttttataaacactgTGGCTCTTGCAGTCATTTGGGACTTTCTATGCCACTGCACAGTGAGAGAGTCTCTCCTGGCAGAGTTACACCCTGCCCTGCCTTACAGGCACTAATCACAGGCTAAATTTAATATGCTAGCCTCTAAATTTAACACCTGCTAAAAGGACCACTCTGTGTTTCTTGATGGGTGCTGTGAAAATAGAGAAGAGAGGGACTTTTTGCTctaatttttcctcttccttcTCAGTCTGACCACATCCTCAGCATCACCCTTTTTCTTGGATATGTAGCGCTGAAAGCAGAGAGCACGTTGTTTGTCTAGTCTGGATGCTCTGCTAAAGTTAGCATTAGCAAGCGGCTAACACACACAGTGCTCCATTGAGCAACATTGAGTGCTGCGAGGAATGAGGCTGTATGAAACCGCAGTCGTT is a genomic window containing:
- the socs5b gene encoding suppressor of cytokine signaling 5b gives rise to the protein MEKVGKMWGNLRSRCQALFHKDGTESNLCSQDLDCVHCVVDMGRGAHAEPYETRSSTPSRTLSPLPLVAGGRRGHNCVADIPQIVEISIDKESEDARRGPLVRRDSYSRHAPWGGKKKHSCSTKTQSSLEADRRTGRSRGSTARRERRYGVSSIQEINDSVGAGSSGRSLSTRSLRQRLRDSVGLCLPLTTHHRSQPAKGQVSSKRKIHLTELMLETCPFPPGSDLANKWHLIKQHTAPVSPHSSTALLDAFDSTHSSPEDEEERLRERRRLSIEEGVDPPPNAQIHTLEATSQSSSLYKLGPKMAPGVGEGLVESRSMGTVSSISGGLSGIAAQVAASMAVPSHAVDCDSEEDSTTLCLQTRRPKQRHASGDTHCSRQPGPWKVHTQIDYIHCLVPDLQAITALPCYWGVMDRYQAEALLDGRPEGTFLLRDSAQEDYLFSVSFRRYNRSLHARIEQWNHNFSFDAHDPCVFHSSTVTGLLEHYKDPSACMFFEPLLTAPLHRTFPFSLQHLARAAICRRTTYDGIGALPLPPTMQDFLKEYHYKQKVRVRWLEREPPLKVK